From one Hirundo rustica isolate bHirRus1 chromosome 8, bHirRus1.pri.v3, whole genome shotgun sequence genomic stretch:
- the INPP5F gene encoding phosphatidylinositide phosphatase SAC2, whose product MELFQAKDHYILQSGERALWCSRRDGSLQLRAATDLLLAWNPICLGLVEGIIGKVQLHTDLPWWLLLIRQKALIGKLPGDHEVCKITKIAVIPLSETEPQDLELELCKKHHFGINKPEKITQSPDDTKFLLKTLTQIKSNVSAPNKKKIRESKEKERLEKRLLEELFKMFMDSDSFYYSLSYDLTNSVQRQSACEKTNLPLWRKVDDRFFWNKHMIEDLISIDNAEVDFWIIPIIQGFVQIEELVVNYSESSDDDKSSPDTPPQESSCVDDVHPTFLVALISRRSRHRAGMRYKRRGVDKNGNVANYVETEQLIHVHNHTLSYIQTRGSVPVFWSQVGYRYNPRPRLDKSENETVSCFRAHFEEQLKNYKKQVIINLVDQTGREKIIGDAYLKQVLLYNNANLTYVSFDFHEHCRGMKFENVQTLTDAIHDIILDMKWCWVDQAGVICKQEGIFRVNCMDCLDRTNVVQAAIARVVMEQQLKKLGVMPPEQPLPVKCNRIYQVMWANNGDAISRQYAGTAALKGDFTRTGERKLAGVMKDGVNSANRYYLNRFRDAYRQAVIDLMQGIPVTEDLYSIFTKEKEHEALHKENLRSHQELISQLLQSYMKLLLPDDEKFHGGWALIDCDPSLIDATHRDVDVLLLLSNSAYYVAYYDDEIDKVNQYQRLSLEALEKIEIGPEPTLFGKPKFSCMRLHYKYKEMSGYFHTLRAVVRSPEEDGKDTLQCIAEMLRITKQAMGMDVPIIEKKLERRSSKPHEDIIGIRSQNRGSLAQGKNYLLSKFSSLNQKVKQTKSNVNISNLRKLGSFAKPEVKVNFLKPNLKVNLWKSDSSLETLENPGVDPKAPSESDTEASDNDSFHSDDFLTNSKSDEDTQLTDSLENLGPTDYVLPSCGIIASAPRLGSRSQSLSGTDASVGVPAPAEGRDAPTPPADSAEPRFAKPVDAYCQRFVQDARSKECDAAEPEAASREPRRTLSQSGRSAARKAEPKAGAVADVPSRPSKLDVRSSEPNPQLLAVGGPDFSKSHRSPGSVSGNHEPGLHTTPSPADGSGSRAVSPFAKIRSSMVQVANITQAGLTQGINFAVAKVQKSPAEPEALNEIKQKELREMFTQCQTRIIQI is encoded by the exons ACTGATCTTCTTTTGGCTTGGAACCCCATTTGTCTGGGCCTGGTGGAGGGAATCATCGGTAAAGTCCAGCTTCATACAG atttaCCATGGTGGCTGCTCTTAATTCGTCAGAAAGCATTGATTGGCAAACTTCCAGGAGATCACGAGGTTTGCAAAATAACAAAGATTGCAGTGATTCCTCTCTCTGAGACAGAACCTCAGGATCTGGAGTTGGAG CTTTGTAAAAAGCACCATTTTGGGATAAACAAGCCAGAGAAGATAACACAGTCCCCAGATGACACAAAATTCCTGCTGAAGACTCTTACCCAAATTAAATCTAACGTGTCTGCTCCAAATAAAAAGAAG atcagagaaagcaaagagaaagagagactgGAGAAGAGATTATTGGAGGAGTTGTTCAAGATGTTCATGGATTCAGACTCCTTTTACTACAGCCTGAGCTATGACCTGACAAATTCTGTGCAGAGGCAGAGCGCGTGTGAGAAAACCAACCTACCCCTGTGGCGGAAA GTGGATGACAGATTCTTTTGGAACAAGCACATGATTGAAGATCTCATCAGCATTGAT AATGCCGAAGTGGACTTCTGGATTATCCCCATCATTCAAGGATTTGTGCAGATTGAAGAACTCGTGGTAAACTACAGCGAATCTTCTGATGATGATAAGAGCAGTCCTGACACTCCTCCTCAGGAGTCCTCCTGCGTGGACGACGTTCACCCGACGTTCCTGGTGGCGCTGATCTCCCGCCGGAGCCGGCACAGAGCAG GAATGCGGTATAAGCGCAGAGGTGTTGATAAAAATGGAAACGTGGCAAATTATGTTGAGACAGAGCAACTGATCCATGTCCATAATCACACCCTTTCCTATATCCAAACACGAGGCTCTGTGCCTGTTTTCTGGAGCCAAGTTGGATACAGATATAACCCACGGCCCCGGCTGGACAAGA GTGAAAATGAAACCGTGTCCTGTTTTCGTGCACACTTCgaagagcagctgaaaaattacaaaaagcaG GTTATTATTAACTTGGTGGATCAGACAGGCAGAGAGAAGATTATTGGAGATGCTTACCTTAAACAAGTGCTTCTCTACAACAATGCAAATCTGACTTATGTTTCATTTGACTTCCATGAGCACTG CCGAGGAATGAAGTTCGAAAATGTTCAGACACTGACTGATGCCATTCATGATATTATTCTTGACATGAAGTGGTGCTG GGTGGACCAAGCTGGAGTGATCTGTAAGCAGGAGGGAATTTTCCGCGTTAACTGCATGGACTGCCTGGATCGGACCAACGTTGTGCAGGCTGCTATTGCCAGGGTGGTCATGGAGCAGCAG CTGAAGAAACTGGGTGTGATGCCAccagagcagcctctgcccGTGAAATGCAACAGGATCTACCAGGTCATGTGGGCCAACAACGGCGATGCCATAAGCCGGCAGTACGCGGGCACGGCGGCCTTGAAG GGTGACTTCACAAGGACTGGTGAAAGGAAGCTGGCAGGGGTGATGAAGGATGGAGTGAACTCTGCCAACAGATACTACCTGAATCGTTTCAGGGATGCTTACAGGCAAGCAGTCATAG ATTTGATGCAGGGTATCCCTGTGACAGAGGACCTGTACTCCATATTTACGAAAGAGAAGGAGCATGAAGCCCTGCACAAGGAGAACCTGAGGAGCCACCAGGAATTGAtcagccagctgctgcagagctacATGAAACTGCTCCTGCCAGATGATGAGAAATTCCACGGAGGTTGGGCACTCATTGACTGTGATCCAAG tcTCATTGATGCCACTCATAGGGATGTGGATGTGCtgcttttactttcaaattCTGCCTACTATGTGGCCTA TTACGATGATGAAATCGACAAAGTGAATCAGTACCAAAGGTTAAGTCTTGAAGCTctggaaaaaatagaaatag GGCCTGAGCCTACTCTCTTTGGCAAACCCAAGTTCTCCTGCATGAGGCTGCATTACAAGTACAAAGAAATGAGTGGATATTTTCACACTCTCAGGGCTGTGGTTCGCAGCCCAGAGGAAGATGGAAAAG ACACGCTTCAGTGCATTGCAGAAATGCTGAGAATCACCAAGCAAGCAATGGGAATGGATGTGCCCATTATTGAGAAGAAGCTGGAGAG GAGGAGCAGCAAACCTCACGAAGACATCATTGGCATTCGGTCTCAGAACAGAGGGTCCCTGGCCCAAGGCAAGAATTATTTACTGAGCAAGTTCTCCTCCCTCAATCAAAAGGTGAAACAAACCAAATCCAACGTGAACATCAGCAACCTTCGGAAGCTGGGGAGCTTTGCCAAACCCGAAGTCAAAGTCaattttttaaagccaaattTGAAAGTGAATCTTTGGAAGTCAGACAGCAGCCTCGAAACTCTGGAGAATCCAGGGGTCGATCCCAAAGCCCCGAGCGAATCTGACACAGAGGCCTCGGACAACGACTCGTTCCACTCCGATGACTTCCTGACCAACTCCAAATCGGACGAGGACACGCAGCTGACGGATTCCCTGGAGAACCTCGGCCCCACGGACTACGTGCTGCCCAGCTGCGGCATCATCGCCTCGGCGCCGCGCCTGGGCAGCCGCTCGCAGTCCCTGAGCGGCACGGACGCCAGCGTCGGCGTTCCCGCGCCCGCCGAGGGCCGGGACGCCCCCACGCCTCCCGCCGACAGCGCGGAGCCGCGCTTCGCCAAGCCCGTGGATGCCTACTGCCAGAGGTTCGTGCAGGACGCCCGCAGCAAGGAGTGTGACGCTGCGGAGCCCGAGGCCGCTTCTCGAGAGCCCCGTCGCACGCTGAGCCAAAGCGGCAGGAGCGCGGCCAGGAAGGCGGAACCGAAGGCCGGAGCTGTTGCGGACGTTCCCTCCAGGCCGTCCAAGCTGGATGTTCGGTCTTCCGAGCCGAATCCTCAGCTCTTGGCTGTCGGTGGGCCTGACTTCAGTAAATCCCACAGGAGCCCGGGATCTGTGTCTGGGAACCACGAGCCGGGACTCCACACCACTCCTTCCCCCGCCGACGGCAGCGGCAGCAGGGCCGTGTCTCCTTTCGCGAAAATCCGCAGCTCCATGGTCCAGGTTGCCAACATCACCCAGGCGGGCTTGACTCAAGGGATTAATTTTGCCGTGGCAAAGGTCCAAAAGAGCCCTGCGGAACCAGAAGCTTTAAatgaaatcaaacaaaaagaacTGAGAGAAATGTTTACGCAATGCCAGACGCGAATAATTCAGATCTAG